The DNA region cctgggcatgtgcctgacctggaatcgagctatgatctcctggttcatgggttgacgctcaaccactgagccatgctagctgggctagATGTCTTTTTGTTacagatttatttaatttttctctggTCAGAGACTgtactttataattatttcagtccttttaaatatattgagatttattttataGCTCAGCATGAGCCCTATCTTTGGAAATATATCATGCGAATTTGAAAAGAATTGCATTTTGCTGTTGGTGGAGAGTTCTATAAATGTCATTTTGTGAAGTTGTTAGTGGCGTTCAGTCTTCTTACTGTACCTCCGTCCCCGTCACCCCCACCGCCAGGTAACCAGCGAGAGGTTGTAGCGCATTTCCAACGCCCGCcttgttccacgccacccctaGGTGGTCAGGGTTGAACTCTGTCTTTCCTGATTTTGTGGGCTTGTTCTATCAGTTATTGAGAGCCGTGTTGAAGTCTCCAGCTGTaattttggatttaattttttctcttttcaggtCAATCAGTTTTGCTTCATGTACTTTGAAACTCTTTAAAGTGCATACACATTTAGAATTGTTGAGTTCTTTTGAAGACTAGACCCCACTATCATCATGAAATGACTttctatccatttttttaaaagttgatttcagagagtaagggagagggagaaagagatagaaacatcaatgatgagagtgatttatcagttgtctcctgcatggcccccactggggatcaagcccacaacccaggcatgtgtccttgaccggaatcaaactcaggacacttcagtccacaaaccgacactctatccactgagccaaactggctagggcaaatgcCTTGTTAACATTCTTTTTCCTGTGCTGAAATCTGCTTTGTTTGATATCAATGTAGCTCCTTCAGCCTCTTTTGATTAATGGTAGCATGATAtacctttttaaatctttttacttttattctgtctgtgtctttattatttaaagtgagATTTTTGTAGATAGCATAGGGTTGGACCTTGTTTTTATATTCAGTGTGACAGTCTGTGTCTCTTAATTTGAGTATTTCAAACTAGGGTAGCCAACTATGGCCCCAAATATGGGCCAAATTTGGCTGTTTTGTAAGTAAACTTTGTGGAAAATAGCCGTGCTTGTCAGTATTTCTATGGTGtctctggctgcttttgtgcACAGTGGTGGATTGAGTGCTTATGTCAGAGACTGTATAGCTGATAAAGATTTCATGTTATCTGCTCCTTTATAGAAATGGTTTAACACAGCCCCTGctatttaatgtaattatcaaTAGGGTTGGGTTCAAATCTCccatcttgctatttgtttttacttgtctctctgttctttgttccttttttctttttctgctttcttttagattgaatattttttataattccaTTTTCATCTCCATTATTGATTCAGTAGCTCTGTGCTTTCATTTACCtttctaatataatattgtttgcTTCACATGTGATGTAAGAACCTTACAGCAGTGTGCTTTTCCTCCCCTTCCAACCTTGGTGCTATTGTCATGTATCTTATTTCTGTATGTTGCAAACCTCACAATATACTATTTCCAACTTAAATACTTGTAATAATGTGTACTTTTCTGTAGTTCTGAATTGACTTGGTAAGCAGTGTGTTAGCACAGGTATATTCAGAAACAGCAGTTAtattaattatctttctttggcttaactaatatttgttaatatattaaaaagacctTTGcccctagccaggtggctcagttggttggagcattgtcctgtacaccaaaagattgcaggtttgattgattggggtgtgtacaggaggcaactgatggatgtttctctctcacatgggtggatatatatacacacacacacacactaataaaagagaaagatgcaaattgaccatactttcgCAACgtccaccagccagtcaggagtgggtatgcaaattaacccaccaaaagatggcaggttaatttgcatacataggggcctagcggctgggggcgggatgcaggtggaaaggtggctccggctggagcaaaggctatgccagcagccaggggaaggaaggcccattcttacacgaatcttcatgcatcgggcctctagtatatatatattatctccctcactctctaaaaaatcaatttaaaaaatattctcaggtgaggattaaaagtaaatttattataaagacaGTGATATAAACTgtgaaagagaaaatacaaaaaattatttttttagaaaataaaattttaaatgccacATTTCTACCATTCAGAGATTATCATTAttaatatctgtgtgtgtgtgtgtgtgtgtgtgcgcgcagtCTTTACCAATTTAAGCTCATATtgaccatgctttttttttttttaatatattttattgatttttttacagagaggaagagagagggatagagagttagaaacatcgatgagagagaaacatcgatcagctgcctcttgcacaccccctactggggatgtgcccgcaaccaaggtacatgcccttgaccagaatcgaacctgggacccttgagtccgcaggccgacgctctatccactgagccaaactggtttcggcgaccATGCTTTTTTATTACTTTGCTTTTTTCTGTGACTTTCATCTTTCTGTGTCATTAAATAATTGTCTTACCTATTACCCAGTTTATGTTCAGATTTCTCCAGTTTTTCCCCACATTTTTTACACTTGGTTTGTTTGAACCAGGATTCAATCTGGACTCCCATCAGATCTGGTTGCTAGCTTCTCAGTGACACCATCTCCTTCCGTCTCCTCCCCTGCTGCCATGTTCAACACACCCTGGTCTACATGGTCTGTCCTCCTTGTGGCCGACACCTGGTGCCCTTGGATCGCACACATTCGAAGCTCCCACTTTATACTCTCAGCACCCTGAAATTCTTCCCCAAAGTACTTACCACTGATGGGAGGTGGTGTGtgctgatgtttttttttttcttttaaaaattatttgtgggAAATATATTTCTTACGAAGCTATAATTTTAACTTGGATTATTTCAGCCTATTCCTTGggttttatacactgagtggccagattattatgatctctgaacgcgtaataatctggccactcagtatatatatatattagaggctgggtgcatgaattcgtgcatgtgtggggtccggccagcctggccagggggagggaacatgggtggttggctggcctgcttgctggtcgaactcctggtcgaggggacaatttgcatattagccttttattatataggatatacactgagtggccagattattatgcgttcagagatcataataatctggccactcagtgtatacttaatgGCTCTGTCATAGTTTGCTCAGGATCTGCATTTTCACTTCACTTTCCCATGTAGATTTCTTAGGTGCCAAGTAATCCCATCAGGTtctaatgaaatatttctttatctGCTGAAATtgcataatttttctctttttctcccattttgaaaGGACCTTAAAGACTTTGATCCAGGAGAGAAGTACTTTTATAATACATCATGGGGAGATATTTCTCTCTGGGAACCTTCTGGAAAGAAAGTGgtatgtatttttgtatttgatTTTCATGTTTCCTCAAAAGTTGAGGGTAAGGGTCAGTTCACGTCTAAGGGATGTCACTTACAGTGGGGTTACTAATGAATGAATGGGGAGGAGGTGAGATGTGTGGCTTGCAAATACTGTCTCCCAGCCtatggtttctcttttctttttttaaaacagtttcttTCAAAGAGCAGAAGCTTGCTTACTTCGATGAAGTCTAGTTTATTATTGTTTCCTTTTATGGATATTTCTGGTGTCACAGTTAAGACATTTTCTCCCTACCCAGAGACCTATTCCACATTAATAGATAATAACGTACAGTTGTTAATGAGTTTTGTTGATTCTTTCATTAAGTGTAATTTTTGCTGAGTATCTTGTTTTTAATACAGTATTTCATTGAATATAAGACACCCTTTTTAATGAACCTTTAATAAAACTGAAGTCATACTCCACTTAAACTGTGTAGCACAGAGACATCAGTTGTAAAGTATTCCCAGATTTCAGAGATATATGGGGTTTTTCAGCCCTGGGTTTATTATAGATACTACCAGAAATGCCAGAATCTGGGGTTTTGCTAATTGTAGAGAAGTAGCAAAATGTTGTTGGATGTGTTTGGTGATTTCTCTAACCTGTGACCCAAGAGGACCAAGCACatgagtaggagagagagagtcacAGAATGGGGGCACTGTGTGTTATGAGAAAGATTGATCATGAGAGCAGATCTAGGAAGGAGGGGTCTGAACCGTGGCCACTGTGTAGCAAGGATCAGTGTCCCCACATGAATAATATCTAAACAGCCCATGGTGGGACCTCAGTGAAGCATTCAGTCTGTTCAGGTCTCACCCTCCTCCTTTGTGGAACAAGAGCCAGGTGTTCTGTGGTTCTCAGCTCCAGGGTCTAGAGACTCTTGAGACCAGAGGTTGCACTGCTCTCACATCATCACAGACAAACAGTTTATTGCATTGCAATCCTCTGTTGGCCAGGGTGGTTCAAGTGTCTGCTCTTATGCCCTGAGCTCGTTGAATCCCCCAGCGTGTGCCTTAAAGAGAAATTCCATATTGTCGGCAATATATTCTGTGGCTTGAAACTTACCTCATGGTTATTTGTGGTGATTTtggcatagtccctctttatttaCTATTTGTTACATAGTTTATTGGACACTTATACTTGCTAAGCACTGTCAGTGTGGTTCTTACCTTCCCTAAGAATAGAAACGGGAAATAAAAGATAGAAATGGTGGGTTTTGTAATTTGCAAGTTAGGTTATTTGTAGATAAGTTGCAGAGGTTTTAGAATTtggaataaaaacaacattggAGAAAGGATGAAGCAGTTAATTCAAAGTATAAGGACTAAGTAATGAGATCTGTGGTTTTAGTGGATGGTTTGGAAACTAGGCATGTCATGTTTGTATGAACTATGGGCTAAGAATagttgttacatttttaaatgtttgagaagaaaaaaatgaatattgtttTGTGATGTGAAAATGATACGAAATTTGAATGAGTGTCTGTAGTTTTATTGGCACAAAGCCATGCTCATGGATATTCATGTCACCTatgggtgctttttttttttttcctttgagctatattttttaattaaatctttattgttgaaagtattgcatatgtcccccttttccacccccattgaccccttctagccttcccccactccctgccccagctGTGGGTGCTTTTGTCTTACCAAGCGGCACTGAGGGGTTGCCACTGAAGCTCTTGggtggcccacaaagcctaaaatacttactctctggccctttaagaaaaatCTTGCCCTGGCTTAAATCACATTGTTCTTGCCcagttggtatggctcagtggttgggtgtcaacctatgaaccaggaggtcactggtttgattcctggtcagggcacatacccaggatgcGGGCTTCatctctggtagggggtgtgcaggaagcagctgatcaatgattctcatcattgatgtttctatctctctctctcccttcctctctaaaatcaatttaaaaaatttatttatatatatataaacacattgtTCTGTGAGGGGTGATAGTGTTAAATTATCTAGCAcgttaaaacaaaaaagagtcaTATACTTGTGAACTGTAGGTGTATCTCATATATAATAGCTTTATTAAATGATGCTGGACTTTTTCTTTTAACAGAGATATCGAACAAAGCCATACTGTTGTGGCCTCTGCAAATACTCTACAAAAGTGCTTACTTCATTCAAAAATCATTTGCATCGTTACCACGAAGATGAAATTGACCAAGAGCTGGTGATCCCTTGCCCAAACTGTGTATTTACCTCTCAGCCCAAAGTGGTGGGACGGCACTTCAAAATGTTCCATGCACCTGTTCGGAAAGTGCAGAACTACACAGTGAACATCTTAGGTGAGGCTAAGTCGTCCAGGAGTGATGTCATCAGttttacatgtttaaaatgtAACTTTTCAAACACTTTGTACTACAGCATGAAGAAGCATGTGCTGGTAGCTCATTTTCACTACTTAATTAACTCCTACTTTGGTCTGCGAACTGAGGAAATGGTTGAGCAATCCAAAACTGATGATCCCCCTTCTACAGAGAAGATGCCACCCTCTGACAAGTATTACTGTAAAAAGTGCAACGCCAATGCCAGCAGTCAGGATGCATTAATGTATCATATTTTGACGTCGGATGTACACAGGGATTTGGAGAATAAGCTTAGGTCCGTGATTTCAGAACATATTAGGAAGACTGGACTTTTGAAGCAAATGCATATCGCTCCCAAACCAGCTGCACACGTGACCATACCACCGAGCAGCAGCACTCCGGGTGTCCCTCCCACATCTTGCTTTCACCTTGCCTTGCCACCAAATAGTCAAAGCCAGACTGCTGTCCAGCCAGTTCAGGGCTCAGTCCAGCCAGTGACTGTGCCCTCAGGTGCTTCTGGAAGCCTCACCCATTCTCCGCCTGCCACTGCCCAGTCCCATGTGACTCTCATCTCCAGTCCCCTGCCTGGGGGCCAGAGCAGCCTCGCTGTGCCACCCTCAGGGCCGCAGCCTGTCTTCCTTTCTCACGGAGTCCCACTACATCAGTCAGCAAATCCTCCTGTGTTGCCCTTGAGTCAGCCAGTTAGACCTGTCAGTAAGTCTGCTGGAACAGGTATCTTCCCCATAAACCAGACCATCTGCCCAGGGGTTTTACCCCTTAACCAGCCTGTTGGGCCTGTAAGCCAACCAGTTGGTTCTGGGGTTCTTTCAGTAAACAGACCTGTTGGGTCCACTGTCCTTCCTGTCAGTCCCTCTGTCACCCCTGGGGTTCTTCAGGCAGTCTCTCCAGGGGTGATTTCTGTAAATCGGACTGTCCCATCAGGTGTCCTTCCTGCAGGCCAAATGACCCCGGCTGGGGTTATCCCTTCAGGACAGACAGCAACTTCTGGGGTTCTCCCTGCTGGCCAGATGGTCCAATCTGGGGTTCTCCCCATTGGCCAGACAGCTCCGTCCGGGGTTCTCCCCCCTGGGCTGACAGTTCCATCACGGCCGCTCCCTCCTGGTCAGACGGTCCCCCTGCGTGttctccctgcaggccaggtggtTCCACCTGGGCTCCTTTCTCCCAACCAAACAGTCTCGTCAAGCATTCTCCCTGGGAACCAGGGTGTGAATTCTGGTGTGCTGCATCTTGGCCAGCCAGTCATGTCAGGAGTTCTTCCTGTGAGCCAGCCAGTGAGGCCTGGGGTCGTGCACCTTAATCAGTCTGTGAATACCAACATTCTGCCTGCCAATCAGCCAGTTAGACCTGGTGCTTCACAAAACACAACTTTCTTGACATCAGGCTCCATTCTTAGGCAGCTGATACCTACAGGGAAGCAGGTGAATGGGATTCCCACTTATACACTTGCTCCGGTATCTGTCACTTTGCCTGTGCCACCTGGAGGCGTTGCAGGTGTCGCCCCACCCCAGGTGCCCATCCAGCTCTTACCGTCTGGCACAGCCGCACAGATGGCCAGTCCCATGGCTGGCATGCCCTCTCCCTCAGTGGTGGTGAATGCAGCTCCGAATGTGTTCATTCAGCCCTCCTCCTCTGCAGCAGAGGTGAGCCCAGTGCTCAAACAGGCGAAGCAATGGAAAACCTGTCCAGTTTGCAATGAGCTCTTCCCTTCCAATGTCTACCAGGTCCATATGGAAGTGGCTCATAAGCACAGTGAGTCCAAATCTGCTGAAAAACGGGAGCCAGAAAAACTGGCTGCATGTGCACCATTTTTAAAGTGGATGAGAGAGAAGACAGTTCGGTGTCTCTCTTGTAAATGCTTAATATCAGAGGAAGAGCTCATCCATCACCTATTGAGGCATGGCCTGGGGTGCCTGTTCTGTCCACGCACTTTCCATGACATTAAAGATCTTTCAGAGCACAGTCGGACCATGCACCTGGGGAAGAAGAAGTTACCTGTGGATTATAGTAACAAAGGTTTCCAACTGGATATTGATGCCAATGGCAACCTGCTGTTTCCCCATCTTGATTTCATTACCATGTTGCCAAAGGAAGAGTTGGGGGGGCGGGAAGTCTACTTGGCAATACTGGCTGGGATACACTCCAAGTCACTTGTACCCGTATATATTAAAGTGAGGCCTCAGACGGAGGGTGCACCCAGCAAACAGGCATTGACCTGCCCCTTTTGCTTTGGCACCTTTGTGACAACTGAGGCCTATGAGCTCCATTTGAAGGACAGGCACCACATCACGCCAACAGTCCACACAATTTTGAAATCTCCAGCTTTCAAGTGCATCCACTGCTGTGGGGTTTACACTGGAAACATGACCCTGGCGGCCATTGCCATCCACCTTCTGCGCTGCAGAAGTGCTCCAAAGGACAGCAGCTCAGACCTGCAAGTCCAGCCGAATTTCATTGAGAACAGCGAGCTGCTTCTAGTCAATGATGAGGTGCTGCACGACTCCAGCTTTTCTGTAAAGAGAAAGCTGCCTGATGGCCACTTGGGGGCAGAAGACCAGCAGGAAGGGGAGCAACAACTTCTGGCCATAAACACCGATGTGCCCCCAGCTCCAGAGAAAGTAACGAGTGTCGTTCCTCttaaaagacaaaggaatgaaAGCAGGACGGAGGGACCACTTGTTGTTAATGATGACGCTCTTCAGATTTTAGCATTAAATCCCAAAAAATATGAAGACCGTTcttatgaagaaaaaaagcagTTTCTTAAAGATTATTTCCACAAGAGACCATATCCTAGTAAAAAGGAAGTAGAGCTGCTGTCCTCACTCTTGTGGGTGTGGAAAATTGATGTGGCTTCATTTTTTGGAAAAAGAAGATACATTTGCATGAAAGCAATAAAAAGTCACAAGCCTTCTGTCCTTTTAGGCTTTGATATGTCTGaacttaaaaatgttaaacatagattGAACTTTGAGTATGAACCACAAAACTTGtaaaaaattaggaaattagtttttttaattgagattttaaaaaatgttattttcttcacTGTATGTTGAACTAATCAATTTCAGTGGTCTTTATGCTGCTCTTTAGAGGTATTTCAGGTGCTCAGCAAGACTTCATATGAAGAAGTGATAGTTCTTTTATAATCCTCTGCAGTTGGATTTTGTcacaatttttagtttttttttttctctgttgagTAAATTAAATCTTTCGATATTATGTGCACACCTTGTTTTTCCAGTAGTGTCAGGATCGTATGATAAAAACTGAAAtccacatttgtttgttttttcacttaagGAAATTTCAGCTTATTTCAGATTATTAATTAACTGCAAATCTTTGATCTCCCTCAGCTTTACACATAGCTGCAAATGATGCAGTAAATGTGTAGAGAAGTAAGCACAGACCTTTGTGTTGTGTGCAGCTGCTAAGGGTGCATGGCATTCActatgctgttttatttttgtaagataTTTGCTTATTAGATTATAGTTTTCATTTACCTTTTTTAAGGTTTgtcttagccatttttttttataactcaTAGAAAaccaaatgtttttgtttgttaaaaaaatatactgaacCTGAAGTCTGGTATTTTAGCTCATAAGAGTTATATTACAAATAAAGTAATACTTTTCAGTGTAGACTTCTCCCCTCTTTTTGATATGGTGATAAGTCATATTTCCATTCAAAGGTAAGACAATAAATCTTTAGTGCCTTTAGAATAAACattgaaaatacacacacagactcTCGTACTAATCTAACTGTTCAGAAACCAGTGAAAGGGAAGGACCATGTTACTCAGGAATAAGATTTTTACCCCTGAGTGTGGATACTGAAATAGAAACAAGTTTTCAGGGACAAGGGGAAATCAGTAGACCCAAGAGCTCTAAGTTCCATGGTTGGGCCATTACTTTTTGACAGTTTCCCAGAAGTCAGCATATTCATACTAGAGAAATGGGTGTTCCATAGCCCAAAGTCTGACTAACGGGATTGGTATTGGGAATGAACTCCCATTTTGTTACTGTTCTTTGGACAGTTAAACCTCggggtgtgttttttctttctttcttttcacgtAATAGTATAAAAGAACTTAAGCATCGGAACCAGTAATGGAGACTAACCAGGATAGACCTTAAGTCATATTTTTTGCTGGTGACACACAGCAGAGGGACCTGTCCAATGTATTCAGAGGATCTGACAGTCTTGGGAAAATAAGATAATGTTACTAtatggattttaaatataatacttgCATGTAATTGCTATAATGTGCATTTTTGGGGCAATTGTGAAACTGGTCTGTGATTGTTGGTGTACTCTGTTGTAAATTCAAAAAGAGCTtgttgaagtttatttttttttttaccctgttGTTTTCAGAGTgtctattttgaattaaaatttgtTATACCACTACAAACAGAACTGGTCAATTCTTGGTacttgggctgacgctctaatcaCTTAGCAATACCTGCCAGGGTACATCAGCTTTACATATTTAAAGTCTATTCAGTTAAATGTAGCATACTATTTTAGCTTCTCTGaattaatttacctttatttgatattattttttagtaaaaaCCACATCAGTTCACTTGTTAACAGTGAATAAGTCAGAGGGCCCCAGACCAAAGATCAGTGTGACTCCCACAAAGGTGCAGGGTGCCACCTTCAGTGTCTTCTGTA from Eptesicus fuscus isolate TK198812 chromosome 12, DD_ASM_mEF_20220401, whole genome shotgun sequence includes:
- the ADNP2 gene encoding activity-dependent neuroprotector homeobox protein 2, translating into MFQIPVENLDNIRKVRKKVKGILVDIGLDSCKELLKDLKDFDPGEKYFYNTSWGDISLWEPSGKKVRYRTKPYCCGLCKYSTKVLTSFKNHLHRYHEDEIDQELVIPCPNCVFTSQPKVVGRHFKMFHAPVRKVQNYTVNILGEAKSSRSDVISFTCLKCNFSNTLYYSMKKHVLVAHFHYLINSYFGLRTEEMVEQSKTDDPPSTEKMPPSDKYYCKKCNANASSQDALMYHILTSDVHRDLENKLRSVISEHIRKTGLLKQMHIAPKPAAHVTIPPSSSTPGVPPTSCFHLALPPNSQSQTAVQPVQGSVQPVTVPSGASGSLTHSPPATAQSHVTLISSPLPGGQSSLAVPPSGPQPVFLSHGVPLHQSANPPVLPLSQPVRPVSKSAGTGIFPINQTICPGVLPLNQPVGPVSQPVGSGVLSVNRPVGSTVLPVSPSVTPGVLQAVSPGVISVNRTVPSGVLPAGQMTPAGVIPSGQTATSGVLPAGQMVQSGVLPIGQTAPSGVLPPGLTVPSRPLPPGQTVPLRVLPAGQVVPPGLLSPNQTVSSSILPGNQGVNSGVLHLGQPVMSGVLPVSQPVRPGVVHLNQSVNTNILPANQPVRPGASQNTTFLTSGSILRQLIPTGKQVNGIPTYTLAPVSVTLPVPPGGVAGVAPPQVPIQLLPSGTAAQMASPMAGMPSPSVVVNAAPNVFIQPSSSAAEVSPVLKQAKQWKTCPVCNELFPSNVYQVHMEVAHKHSESKSAEKREPEKLAACAPFLKWMREKTVRCLSCKCLISEEELIHHLLRHGLGCLFCPRTFHDIKDLSEHSRTMHLGKKKLPVDYSNKGFQLDIDANGNLLFPHLDFITMLPKEELGGREVYLAILAGIHSKSLVPVYIKVRPQTEGAPSKQALTCPFCFGTFVTTEAYELHLKDRHHITPTVHTILKSPAFKCIHCCGVYTGNMTLAAIAIHLLRCRSAPKDSSSDLQVQPNFIENSELLLVNDEVLHDSSFSVKRKLPDGHLGAEDQQEGEQQLLAINTDVPPAPEKVTSVVPLKRQRNESRTEGPLVVNDDALQILALNPKKYEDRSYEEKKQFLKDYFHKRPYPSKKEVELLSSLLWVWKIDVASFFGKRRYICMKAIKSHKPSVLLGFDMSELKNVKHRLNFEYEPQNL